One window of the Microvirga mediterraneensis genome contains the following:
- a CDS encoding type 1 glutamine amidotransferase domain-containing protein: MPDIKQAKILIMATDGFEESELTVPQEKLADAGATVEVAAPKSRMKSGKIYGWDKTDWGKTVSVDKDLEDVNPSDYDALVLPGGQINPDKLRVEPKALEIIRAFYSSGKTLAAICHAPWLLIEAGVIKGKQCTSYHSIKTDVINAGGQWRDETVVTDQGLITSRNPGDLDAFVSKIIEEIREGSHAGRRAAAE, encoded by the coding sequence ATGCCTGACATTAAACAGGCCAAGATCCTCATCATGGCGACCGATGGTTTCGAGGAATCGGAGCTCACGGTCCCGCAGGAAAAGCTCGCCGATGCCGGTGCGACGGTCGAAGTCGCGGCGCCGAAATCCCGCATGAAGTCCGGCAAGATCTACGGCTGGGACAAGACGGATTGGGGCAAGACCGTATCGGTCGACAAGGACCTCGAAGACGTGAACCCGTCCGATTACGATGCGCTCGTTCTGCCCGGTGGGCAGATCAATCCCGATAAGCTGCGCGTGGAGCCGAAGGCGCTCGAGATCATCCGAGCCTTCTACTCCTCCGGAAAAACTCTCGCGGCCATCTGTCACGCGCCCTGGCTCCTCATCGAGGCCGGCGTGATCAAGGGCAAGCAATGCACGTCCTATCATTCGATCAAGACGGATGTGATCAACGCCGGCGGACAATGGCGGGACGAGACGGTCGTGACCGATCAGGGCCTCATCACCAGCCGCAATCCGGGCGATCTCGATGCCTTCGTGAGCAAGATCATCGAGGAAATCCGCGAGGGCTCCCATGCGGGCCGGCGTGCGGCGGCAGAATAA
- a CDS encoding BON domain-containing protein yields the protein MANERRYGNQDFDWRDREDDGYIARRGFGNRRAGYERGSRWGEDEGWRLEREVRERDYGDSAGYGSGGSSLDWRDVVGEDRGGYERPVFGSDRRSDPDQFGQDRYGRNRSGSESFGRGSRDYNEDRGFFERAGDEVRSWFGDEDAERRRERDMREAGMHRGRGPKGYQRSDARITEDVNDRLTEDPHIDASEIEVRVENREVTLTGTVNSRFEKRHAEDLAESVSGVTHVQNNLRVQQPADAGIAGSMMSGAGAAGAGSTGLVETSGAGRAAPTRRRPGGSSESGI from the coding sequence ATGGCCAATGAACGCCGCTACGGCAATCAGGATTTCGACTGGCGTGACCGCGAGGACGACGGCTACATCGCGCGCCGGGGTTTCGGCAACCGGCGCGCAGGATACGAGCGGGGATCCCGCTGGGGCGAAGATGAAGGCTGGCGCCTCGAGCGCGAGGTCCGCGAGCGCGACTATGGGGACTCGGCCGGCTACGGCAGCGGCGGCTCGTCCCTCGACTGGCGCGACGTGGTCGGCGAGGATCGCGGAGGCTATGAGCGGCCCGTCTTCGGCTCCGACCGCCGCAGCGACCCGGATCAGTTCGGGCAGGACCGGTACGGCCGGAACCGTTCCGGTTCGGAGAGCTTCGGACGCGGCTCGCGCGACTACAACGAGGATCGCGGCTTCTTCGAGCGAGCGGGCGACGAGGTCCGCTCCTGGTTCGGCGACGAGGACGCGGAACGCCGCCGCGAGCGGGACATGCGCGAGGCCGGAATGCATCGCGGTCGTGGGCCGAAGGGCTATCAGCGTTCCGATGCCCGCATTACGGAAGACGTGAACGACCGCCTCACGGAGGATCCCCATATCGACGCGTCGGAGATCGAGGTGCGGGTGGAGAACCGCGAGGTCACGCTCACCGGCACCGTGAACAGCCGCTTCGAGAAGCGGCACGCGGAGGATCTGGCCGAGTCCGTCTCCGGCGTCACTCACGTGCAGAACAACCTTCGGGTCCAGCAGCCGGCGGATGCGGGCATCGCCGGCTCCATGATGTCCGGCGCGGGCGCTGCGGGCGCGGGGAGCACCGGCTTGGTGGAGACCTCGGGCGCCGGCAGGGCCGCACCGACCCGGCGGCGGCCCGGCGGCTCCTCGGAAAGCGGGATCTGA
- a CDS encoding Tim44 domain-containing protein yields MMKFASRRSRVMVALAAALVLAGSAAEARVGGRSSFGSRGARTYTPPPATRTAPEAAAPIQRSQIPNQGPNMTRPGTPAPNVAQPRRFGFGTGLMAGLFGAGLLGMLFGHGFFGGLGGLASIFGLLLQIGLVVLLVSFAMKWFRRRQEPAYAGPDQGYARSMGGGLGAGLGGGLGSALGGALGGRPQQAQARPGVRDEIGIGESDFAAFERGLVEMQDAYSREDVAKLWQLATPEMAGYIQEELNDNAARGVVNKLSNVRLNQGDLSEAWREGSTDYATVAMRFGITDVMTDRATGRVVEGDPNKVEEATELWTFRRDQGGSWKVSAIQQA; encoded by the coding sequence ATGATGAAATTCGCTTCTCGCCGCAGTCGGGTGATGGTCGCCTTGGCGGCGGCCTTGGTCCTTGCCGGAAGTGCGGCTGAGGCTCGAGTCGGCGGCCGGAGCAGTTTCGGCTCGCGCGGCGCGCGCACCTACACGCCCCCGCCGGCAACCCGGACGGCCCCTGAAGCGGCGGCCCCGATCCAGCGCTCGCAGATCCCGAACCAGGGCCCGAACATGACCCGGCCCGGCACGCCGGCCCCGAACGTGGCACAGCCTCGCCGCTTCGGATTCGGCACGGGCCTGATGGCCGGCCTGTTCGGCGCGGGCCTGCTCGGCATGCTGTTCGGCCATGGCTTCTTCGGCGGTCTCGGCGGCCTTGCGTCGATCTTCGGTCTCCTGCTCCAGATCGGCCTCGTGGTCCTGCTGGTCTCCTTCGCCATGAAGTGGTTCCGCAGGCGCCAGGAGCCGGCCTATGCCGGCCCTGACCAGGGCTATGCCCGTTCCATGGGCGGCGGCTTGGGGGCCGGTTTGGGCGGCGGTCTCGGCAGTGCCCTGGGCGGCGCCCTCGGCGGTCGGCCTCAGCAGGCTCAGGCCCGTCCGGGCGTTCGCGACGAGATCGGCATCGGCGAGAGCGATTTTGCGGCCTTCGAACGCGGCCTCGTCGAGATGCAGGACGCCTATTCGCGGGAAGACGTCGCGAAGCTCTGGCAGCTCGCCACGCCCGAGATGGCCGGATACATTCAGGAGGAGCTCAACGACAACGCCGCCCGCGGCGTCGTGAACAAGCTCTCCAACGTCCGCCTCAACCAGGGCGACCTTTCGGAAGCCTGGCGTGAGGGCAGCACGGATTACGCCACCGTCGCCATGCGCTTCGGCATCACCGACGTCATGACCGACAGGGCCACAGGCCGTGTGGTGGAAGGCGATCCGAACAAGGTCGAGGAGGCGACGGAGCTCTGGACGTTCCGCCGCGATCAGGGCGGTTCCTGGAAAGTCTCGGCGATCCAGCAGGCCTAA
- a CDS encoding nucleotidyltransferase family protein — MAVHDPDLVSGIHHGVPLMDAKAEPTLKYPESEAFYAEALRELNNLGLPFLLAGTYALSAYTGITRPTKDLDIFCKAGDYTRVLSHFKSIGYSVEIEDDRWLGKVFKGQYFFDVIFASSNGTMPIGDQWFERARQIEVFGNPVRIVGPTELVWSKCFIQLRHRYDGADVAHTILKAHDQIDWHALLAYMEVHWEVLLMHLLNFRWIYPSERDKVPRWVMDELLDRLSKQLDLPPPQMKVCRGRMFSRIDYEIDVKQWGFADVGGEGEWRNE; from the coding sequence ATGGCAGTTCACGATCCAGATCTCGTTTCAGGTATCCACCATGGCGTCCCTCTCATGGACGCCAAAGCGGAGCCGACCCTCAAATACCCAGAATCCGAAGCCTTCTATGCGGAGGCACTCCGCGAGTTGAACAATCTCGGCCTGCCCTTCCTGCTCGCCGGCACTTATGCCCTGTCGGCCTATACGGGGATCACGCGGCCGACCAAGGACCTCGACATCTTCTGCAAGGCCGGCGACTACACCCGCGTCCTGTCGCATTTCAAGAGCATCGGCTATTCCGTCGAGATCGAGGACGACCGCTGGCTCGGCAAGGTGTTCAAGGGCCAGTACTTCTTCGACGTGATCTTCGCCTCGTCGAACGGCACCATGCCGATCGGCGACCAGTGGTTCGAGCGCGCGCGCCAGATCGAAGTCTTCGGCAACCCGGTGCGCATTGTCGGGCCGACCGAGCTCGTCTGGTCGAAATGCTTCATCCAGCTGCGCCACCGCTATGACGGCGCGGACGTGGCGCACACGATCCTGAAAGCGCATGACCAGATCGACTGGCATGCCCTGCTCGCCTACATGGAAGTGCATTGGGAGGTGCTGCTCATGCACCTTCTCAACTTCCGCTGGATCTACCCATCGGAGCGCGACAAGGTTCCGCGCTGGGTGATGGACGAGCTCCTCGACAGACTTTCCAAGCAGCTCGATCTTCCGCCGCCGCAGATGAAGGTCTGCCGTGGGCGGATGTTCTCCCGCATCGACTACGAGATCGATGTCAAGCAATGGGGCTTCGCCGACGTCGGCGGCGAAGGTGAATGGCGGAATGAGTGA
- a CDS encoding metallophosphoesterase family protein: MSDEPKPIMKVAAMGDLHVREDNWVSYRDLFGEISREADVLVLAGDLTDLGKPKEAELLAQDIKSCSIPVVGVLGNHDYECGAHEEVTHILRDAGMRVLDGQSVEIEGVGFVGVKGFAGGFGRRMLGSFGEPAIKQFVGETMNETLRLENAMRQVRAKRSMVILHYAPITETIESEPLEIYPFLGSSRLAETIDRFKVSAIVHGHAHRGRFEGRTPGGQPVYNVAKHIEKPNGKPYAIIEI; encoded by the coding sequence ATGAGTGACGAACCAAAGCCAATCATGAAGGTCGCGGCCATGGGCGACCTTCATGTTCGCGAAGACAACTGGGTATCCTACCGCGACCTGTTCGGCGAAATTTCGAGAGAGGCCGATGTCCTCGTGCTCGCCGGTGACCTCACCGATCTCGGCAAGCCGAAGGAAGCCGAACTTCTGGCGCAGGACATCAAGTCCTGCTCGATTCCCGTGGTCGGGGTGCTCGGCAATCACGATTACGAATGCGGCGCTCACGAGGAGGTGACGCACATTCTCCGCGATGCCGGAATGCGGGTCCTCGACGGGCAGTCCGTCGAGATCGAGGGTGTCGGATTCGTCGGCGTCAAAGGCTTTGCCGGCGGCTTCGGGCGTCGGATGCTCGGCTCCTTCGGCGAGCCGGCCATCAAGCAGTTCGTCGGCGAGACCATGAACGAGACGCTGCGGCTCGAGAACGCCATGCGGCAGGTGCGCGCGAAGCGTTCGATGGTCATTCTCCATTACGCGCCGATCACGGAGACGATCGAAAGCGAGCCTTTGGAAATCTATCCGTTCCTGGGTTCGTCCCGGCTGGCGGAAACCATCGACCGCTTCAAGGTCAGCGCCATCGTTCATGGCCATGCTCATCGCGGCCGCTTCGAGGGTCGCACGCCCGGCGGTCAGCCGGTCTACAACGTCGCCAAGCATATCGAGAAGCCGAACGGCAAGCCTTACGCCATCATCGAGATCTGA
- a CDS encoding DUF3072 domain-containing protein — protein sequence MSSHDKATNHSAVNHKPSAEADNPKVHPDLSDNQIKDPDEWVSGDEPMTGAQASYLKTLSEQAHDPKAFDPDLDKAEASKRIDQLKQKQGR from the coding sequence ATGTCTTCGCATGATAAAGCGACGAACCACTCCGCGGTTAACCATAAGCCTTCCGCAGAGGCAGATAACCCGAAGGTGCACCCTGATCTTTCCGACAACCAGATCAAGGATCCGGACGAATGGGTTTCCGGCGACGAGCCGATGACCGGCGCCCAGGCGTCCTATTTGAAAACCCTGTCCGAGCAGGCGCACGATCCGAAGGCTTTCGACCCCGATCTCGACAAGGCCGAAGCCTCGAAGCGGATCGACCAGCTGAAGCAGAAGCAGGGGCGTTGA